In Phreatobacter aquaticus, a single genomic region encodes these proteins:
- a CDS encoding HIT family protein, which yields MTASFPDLDARLAADSVPVADLALCQVRLMNDATYPWLLLIPRRPGAIEIIDLSAADRATLMNEIALVSGMIRDMTGCDKLNVAALGNMVPQLHVHVIARFQGDPAWPGPVWGKVPPSAYAEASRDSLVAALIARLSAV from the coding sequence ATGACCGCATCCTTCCCGGACCTCGACGCCCGCCTCGCCGCCGATTCGGTCCCGGTCGCCGACCTGGCCCTCTGCCAGGTCCGGCTGATGAACGATGCGACCTATCCCTGGCTGCTCCTGATCCCGCGGCGGCCCGGCGCCATCGAGATCATCGACCTGTCAGCCGCCGACCGGGCGACCCTGATGAACGAGATCGCCTTGGTCTCAGGTATGATCCGCGACATGACCGGTTGCGACAAGCTGAATGTCGCAGCGCTGGGCAACATGGTGCCGCAGCTGCATGTCCATGTCATCGCGCGGTTCCAGGGCGACCCGGCCTGGCCGGGACCGGTCTGGGGCAAGGTGCCGCCCAGCGCCTATGCCGAGGCCTCGCGCGACAGTCTGGTGGCAGCGCTGATCGCACGGCTCTCCGCCGTCTGA
- a CDS encoding prephenate dehydratase, with translation MILAPKRVSFQGELSAFSHQASKAVFPDADVLPCPSFEDAFAAILNGEADLGMIPIENSIAGRVGDVHHLLPTAGLNIIGEFFLPIRFQLMAIKGASLGTIKTARSHIMGLGQCRQMIRKLGLKPIVAADTAGSAREVAEMGDPTQAAIAPRLAAEVYGLDILAEDIEDAANNTTRFVILSRQKIWAAPGQDCLTSFVFQVRNVPAALYKAMGGFATNGVNMTKLESHMIDGRFVATRFYAEIEGHPDDRSVKLALEELAFFAKELTILGVYKQHPWRNEVEKSVAE, from the coding sequence ATGATCCTCGCTCCCAAGCGGGTCTCCTTCCAGGGAGAGCTCAGCGCCTTCTCGCACCAGGCTTCCAAGGCCGTGTTCCCGGACGCCGACGTCCTGCCCTGCCCGAGCTTCGAGGATGCCTTTGCCGCCATCCTGAATGGCGAGGCCGATCTCGGCATGATCCCGATCGAGAACTCGATCGCCGGCCGCGTGGGCGATGTGCACCATCTGCTGCCGACGGCGGGCCTCAACATCATCGGCGAGTTCTTCCTGCCGATCCGCTTCCAGCTGATGGCGATCAAGGGCGCGTCGCTTGGCACGATCAAGACGGCGCGCAGCCACATCATGGGTCTCGGCCAGTGCCGCCAGATGATCCGCAAGCTCGGACTGAAGCCGATCGTCGCCGCCGACACGGCGGGTTCGGCGCGTGAGGTCGCCGAGATGGGCGATCCGACGCAGGCCGCCATCGCGCCGAGGCTTGCAGCGGAGGTCTATGGCCTCGACATCCTGGCCGAGGACATCGAGGACGCCGCCAACAACACGACCCGCTTCGTCATCCTGTCGCGCCAGAAGATCTGGGCGGCGCCGGGCCAGGACTGCCTGACCAGCTTCGTCTTCCAGGTGCGCAACGTACCCGCCGCGCTCTACAAGGCGATGGGCGGCTTTGCCACCAATGGCGTCAACATGACCAAGCTCGAGAGCCACATGATCGATGGCCGCTTCGTCGCGACGCGCTTCTATGCCGAGATCGAGGGCCATCCGGACGATCGCTCGGTGAAGCTGGCGCTGGAGGAGCTCGCCTTCTTCGCCAAGGAGCTGACCATTCTCGGCGTCTACAAGCAGCATCCCTGGCGCAACGAGGTCGAGAAGAGCGTGGCTGAATAG
- a CDS encoding universal stress protein, whose amino-acid sequence MKSILVPTFPDGSQEAVYECAIGLARRNAGHVGGISIDTPLGLVALDGFVAQGDLAFVQQREAEIEASSAKIFNRAMTEAGLSPAGQGQPSFAWIERTTGPRLTIAEHARVYDVTVLPLPRRDGTVGSSIVLDECLFESGRPVLVVPPGQGANFGKHVVIAWNNSSETARTVSHGMGLLKAAEKITVLGIDDIGVRGPPAAALTEHLLRYGLPVTNVKVELGSRSIGQAFQEETTRVGGDLMFKGAYTQSRLRQMIFGGATAHLLAKATVPMLMAH is encoded by the coding sequence ATGAAAAGCATCCTTGTCCCAACTTTCCCCGACGGCTCGCAGGAGGCGGTCTATGAATGCGCCATCGGTCTGGCGCGCCGCAATGCAGGGCATGTCGGCGGCATTTCGATCGATACGCCGCTGGGGCTCGTCGCCCTCGATGGCTTCGTGGCGCAGGGCGATCTCGCCTTCGTGCAGCAGCGCGAGGCCGAGATCGAGGCCTCTTCTGCCAAGATCTTCAACCGCGCGATGACCGAGGCTGGCCTGTCGCCGGCCGGCCAGGGCCAACCGAGCTTTGCCTGGATCGAGCGGACGACCGGTCCGCGCCTGACCATTGCCGAACATGCCCGCGTCTATGACGTCACCGTGCTGCCCTTGCCGCGCCGCGACGGCACCGTCGGCTCCTCCATCGTGCTCGACGAATGCCTGTTCGAAAGCGGCCGTCCCGTGCTGGTGGTGCCGCCGGGCCAGGGCGCCAATTTCGGCAAGCATGTGGTGATCGCCTGGAACAACAGTTCGGAGACGGCGCGAACGGTGTCGCACGGCATGGGCCTGCTCAAGGCCGCCGAGAAGATCACGGTGCTGGGCATTGACGATATCGGCGTGCGCGGGCCGCCGGCCGCGGCGCTGACGGAGCATCTGCTGCGCTACGGCCTGCCGGTGACCAATGTGAAGGTGGAGCTCGGCTCGCGCTCGATCGGACAGGCCTTCCAGGAAGAGACCACGCGGGTGGGCGGCGACCTCATGTTCAAGGGCGCCTATACCCAGAGCCGGCTGCGCCAGATGATCTTCGGCGGCGCCACCGCCCATCTGCTCGCCAAGGCGACAGTGCCCATGCTGATGGCGCATTGA
- the recR gene encoding recombination mediator RecR: MQKRVAGPEIERLIQLLAKLPGLGPRSARRAALHLVKKRESLMQPLTAALEEALDKIVICTTCGNVDTSDPCTICSDPRRDGHVIIVVEDVSDLWAMERASAINAKYHVLGGTLSPLDGVGPSDLNIATLVDRVRNGGVREVILAVNATVDGQTTAHYITDLLAGTEVRVTRLAHGVPVGGELDYLDEGTITAAIRSRTTF; this comes from the coding sequence ATGCAGAAGCGCGTTGCCGGACCTGAGATCGAGCGGCTGATCCAGCTGCTCGCCAAGCTGCCGGGGCTCGGGCCCCGGTCGGCCAGGCGCGCGGCGCTGCATCTGGTCAAGAAGCGCGAGAGCCTGATGCAGCCGCTGACCGCGGCGCTGGAAGAGGCGCTCGACAAGATCGTCATCTGCACGACCTGCGGCAATGTCGACACGTCCGATCCCTGCACGATCTGCTCGGATCCGCGCCGCGACGGCCATGTGATCATCGTGGTGGAGGATGTCTCCGACCTCTGGGCGATGGAGCGGGCCAGCGCCATCAACGCCAAGTACCATGTGCTGGGCGGCACGCTGTCGCCGCTGGACGGCGTGGGTCCGAGCGACCTCAACATCGCGACCCTGGTCGACCGGGTGCGCAATGGCGGGGTGCGCGAGGTGATCCTGGCGGTCAACGCCACGGTGGATGGCCAGACCACCGCCCACTACATCACAGACCTGCTCGCCGGCACCGAGGTCAGGGTGACGCGGCTCGCCCATGGCGTGCCGGTCGGTGGCGAACTCGACTATCTCGACGAGGGTACGATCACCGCCGCGATCCGCTCGCGGACCACGTTCTGA
- a CDS encoding LysR family transcriptional regulator, giving the protein MSQEPPGKPLDIDALRLAVALADCGELASAGAAIGIGRRTVAARIAQLERRVGAIIFDHSGKAVRLTAAGDAFVAEARLALVAIERAEQLARNVAGRPDRITIGSTPDALYSPMRHLLEDPILEEAGLAVTLAVMGIEEQIVALTEGRITAGLINGPFPATPRLEHRLIASSKWSAVVPDSEARLRKTASLANLARKPLVMIARGRSSLVVDGVVAAIRATGAEPYLAQEAPDWPAAISMVALGLGSALVPSDIAKSVAIPGATVLPLVEAGDLPPWPTTLIWLPQPPGSRGAEAIRIIKARFG; this is encoded by the coding sequence ATGAGCCAGGAGCCGCCGGGAAAGCCCCTCGATATCGATGCCCTCCGGCTGGCGGTGGCGCTGGCCGATTGCGGCGAACTCGCCAGCGCCGGTGCCGCCATCGGCATCGGACGGCGTACCGTCGCCGCCCGGATCGCCCAGCTCGAGCGGCGCGTTGGCGCGATCATCTTCGACCATTCCGGCAAGGCCGTGCGACTGACCGCTGCCGGCGATGCCTTCGTTGCCGAGGCGCGGCTCGCCCTGGTCGCGATCGAGCGCGCCGAGCAGTTGGCCCGCAACGTGGCGGGACGGCCAGACCGTATCACGATCGGCTCCACGCCGGACGCGCTCTACTCGCCCATGCGGCACCTGCTGGAAGATCCCATCCTTGAGGAGGCCGGCCTGGCCGTCACCCTCGCTGTGATGGGGATCGAGGAGCAGATCGTGGCGCTCACCGAGGGCCGCATCACCGCGGGGCTGATCAATGGCCCGTTCCCGGCGACGCCACGGCTGGAGCATCGCCTGATCGCGAGCTCGAAATGGTCGGCTGTGGTGCCGGATTCCGAGGCACGCCTGCGCAAGACGGCAAGCCTCGCCAATCTCGCCCGCAAGCCGCTGGTGATGATCGCCCGCGGGCGATCGAGCCTGGTCGTCGATGGTGTGGTCGCGGCAATCCGGGCAACGGGCGCCGAGCCCTATCTGGCGCAGGAGGCGCCCGACTGGCCGGCGGCGATCAGCATGGTGGCGCTCGGTCTCGGATCAGCGCTGGTGCCCTCCGACATCGCGAAGAGCGTGGCCATACCCGGCGCGACCGTTCTGCCGCTGGTGGAAGCCGGCGACCTGCCGCCCTGGCCGACGACGCTGATCTGGCTGCCTCAGCCGCCGGGATCGCGCGGCGCCGAGGCCATACGGATCATCAAGGCGCGGTTCGGGTGA
- a CDS encoding YbaB/EbfC family nucleoid-associated protein — protein MKDIMGLMKQAQAMQAKLQEAQADMERTEVEGTSGGGLVSVRLTAKGDLKGISIDPSLLKVDEREIVEDLIVAAHAEARKRAEVVMAEKMKGVTGGIPLPPGMKLPF, from the coding sequence ATGAAGGACATTATGGGCCTGATGAAGCAGGCGCAGGCCATGCAGGCGAAGCTGCAGGAAGCGCAGGCCGACATGGAGCGCACCGAGGTCGAAGGCACGTCAGGCGGCGGCCTCGTGTCGGTGCGGCTGACGGCCAAGGGCGACCTCAAGGGCATCTCGATCGACCCGTCACTGCTCAAGGTCGACGAGCGCGAGATCGTCGAGGACCTGATCGTCGCCGCCCATGCGGAGGCTCGCAAGCGCGCCGAGGTGGTGATGGCCGAGAAGATGAAGGGCGTCACCGGCGGCATTCCGCTGCCACCCGGCATGAAGCTGCCGTTCTAA
- the nudC gene encoding NAD(+) diphosphatase, with protein sequence MSDFPPLPPARLGYIDNDLDRMSAKRGDADWFAATLADPRARFYLFAGETPVLTRNGDMGDPLFSAAEAERFGPGTETAFLGLANGAPRFVRLVPEFAKPDPNAYRLPEVKTDDPNLLVTDMRSVAVMGLVEAHHLGPMAEGKALMHWHSSHRFCSKCGKPSTLSQAGWRRDCPHCNAQHFPRTDPVVIMLPVHGDKCLMGRQRRFPPGMYSALAGFLEPGETIAGAVRREIMEESGISVGRVGYLCDQPWPFPASLMIGCHAEATSQEIEIDTEELEDARWFTREECWLMLTRQHPERFTCPPPVAIAHHLIRAFVEGGLQIKAEAS encoded by the coding sequence ATGTCCGACTTTCCGCCGCTTCCCCCCGCCCGCCTCGGCTATATCGACAATGATCTCGACCGGATGAGCGCCAAGCGCGGCGATGCCGATTGGTTCGCCGCAACGCTCGCCGATCCGCGCGCCCGCTTCTATCTCTTTGCCGGCGAGACGCCGGTGCTCACCCGCAACGGCGACATGGGCGATCCGCTGTTCTCGGCAGCCGAGGCCGAGCGCTTCGGGCCCGGCACGGAGACGGCGTTCCTGGGGCTCGCCAACGGCGCGCCGCGCTTCGTCCGGCTGGTTCCGGAATTCGCCAAGCCCGATCCCAATGCCTACCGCCTTCCCGAGGTTAAGACCGACGATCCGAACCTGCTCGTCACCGACATGCGCTCGGTGGCGGTGATGGGGTTGGTCGAAGCGCATCATCTCGGCCCCATGGCCGAGGGCAAGGCGCTGATGCACTGGCATTCCAGCCACCGCTTCTGCTCGAAGTGCGGCAAGCCTTCGACCTTGTCGCAGGCCGGCTGGCGCCGCGACTGCCCGCATTGCAATGCCCAGCATTTCCCACGCACCGATCCCGTCGTGATCATGCTGCCGGTCCATGGCGACAAGTGCCTGATGGGCCGTCAGCGCCGCTTCCCGCCGGGCATGTATTCGGCGCTCGCCGGATTCCTGGAGCCTGGCGAGACGATCGCCGGTGCGGTCCGCCGCGAGATCATGGAGGAGAGCGGCATTTCGGTTGGCCGGGTCGGCTATCTCTGCGACCAGCCCTGGCCGTTCCCTGCCTCGCTGATGATCGGCTGCCACGCCGAGGCGACCTCGCAGGAGATCGAGATCGACACCGAGGAGCTGGAGGATGCCCGCTGGTTCACCCGCGAGGAGTGCTGGCTGATGCTGACGCGCCAGCATCCCGAGCGTTTTACCTGCCCGCCGCCGGTGGCGATCGCCCATCATCTCATCCGCGCCTTCGTCGAAGGCGGCCTGCAGATCAAGGCAGAGGCGAGCTGA
- a CDS encoding mannitol dehydrogenase family protein — MQTLAALPATVARPAYDRARITPGIVHLGIGAFHRAHQAVVIDDRLNAGETSWGIIGASLRSPDTRDALNPQDGLYTLAVRSAAPPQYRLIGSISDVLVAPEDPEALLARLADPAIRIVSLTVTEKGYCHDPATGSLNEDHPDVRHDLTAALPRSAPGYLVEALARRRKAGLKPFTVLCCDNLPSNGATVKRVLTRFATLRDPDLGRWLADELACPSTMVDRIVPATTDEDRAQVSQALGLIDAWPVMAEPFWQWVVEDHFPTGRPDLAASGVELVKDVAPFELMKLRLLNGSHSTLAYLGYLSGRETIADAVGRDVLRKVVSRLMEEATVTLKPLPGFDLDAYKASLLNRFANPALRHRTWQIAMDGSQKLPPRLVAISRDRLVRGLPVGVAALGIAAWMRYVAGPDEAGRPIDLRDPMADRLKALAAGAGGDPAKLAKALLGVEAIFGADLPADPRFSAEVARHLAGLMTQGAERTAEMVIG, encoded by the coding sequence ATGCAGACCCTCGCCGCGCTGCCGGCGACTGTTGCCCGGCCGGCCTATGATCGTGCGCGCATCACGCCGGGCATCGTCCATCTCGGCATTGGTGCCTTCCACCGGGCCCACCAGGCCGTCGTCATCGACGACCGGCTCAATGCCGGCGAGACCTCCTGGGGCATCATCGGCGCGTCGCTGCGCTCCCCCGATACCCGTGACGCCCTGAACCCACAGGACGGGCTCTATACACTCGCCGTGCGCTCGGCCGCGCCGCCGCAATACCGCCTCATCGGCTCGATCTCGGATGTGCTGGTCGCGCCGGAAGACCCGGAAGCGCTGCTCGCCCGCCTTGCCGATCCCGCCATCCGCATCGTCTCGCTGACCGTCACCGAAAAGGGCTATTGCCACGACCCGGCGACCGGCTCGCTGAACGAGGACCATCCCGATGTCCGCCACGATCTGACGGCGGCCCTGCCGCGCTCGGCGCCGGGCTATCTGGTGGAGGCGCTGGCGCGCCGCCGCAAAGCGGGCTTGAAGCCCTTCACCGTGCTCTGCTGCGACAATCTTCCCTCGAACGGTGCGACCGTGAAGCGGGTGCTGACGCGCTTCGCGACCTTGCGCGATCCCGATCTCGGCCGATGGCTGGCCGATGAGCTGGCCTGCCCCTCCACCATGGTCGACCGCATCGTGCCGGCGACCACCGATGAGGATCGTGCCCAGGTCTCGCAGGCGCTTGGCCTCATCGATGCCTGGCCGGTCATGGCCGAGCCGTTCTGGCAATGGGTGGTGGAGGACCATTTCCCGACCGGGCGGCCGGATCTGGCGGCAAGCGGCGTCGAACTGGTCAAGGATGTCGCCCCCTTCGAGCTGATGAAGCTCCGCCTGCTCAACGGCTCGCATTCGACGCTCGCCTATCTCGGTTATCTCTCGGGCCGCGAGACCATCGCGGATGCCGTCGGCCGGGATGTGCTGCGCAAGGTCGTGAGCCGGCTCATGGAAGAGGCGACCGTCACCCTCAAGCCGCTGCCGGGCTTCGATCTCGATGCCTACAAGGCGAGCCTGCTCAACCGTTTCGCCAATCCGGCATTGCGCCACCGCACCTGGCAGATCGCCATGGATGGATCGCAGAAGCTGCCGCCGCGCCTCGTTGCCATCTCCCGCGATCGGCTGGTGCGCGGGCTTCCTGTCGGGGTCGCCGCACTGGGCATCGCGGCCTGGATGCGCTATGTTGCGGGACCCGACGAGGCCGGCCGGCCGATCGATCTGCGCGATCCCATGGCCGACCGTCTGAAGGCTCTGGCCGCCGGTGCCGGCGGGGATCCGGCGAAGCTTGCAAAGGCGCTGCTCGGCGTCGAGGCGATCTTCGGCGCAGACCTTCCCGCCGATCCGCGTTTTTCGGCGGAAGTCGCCCGGCATCTGGCGGGTCTCATGACCCAAGGTGCTGAGCGCACTGCGGAAATGGTGATCGGCTAG
- a CDS encoding DNA polymerase III subunit gamma/tau: MDQPPENEPGFDLGVVEPQAPQAAYRVLARKYRPQNFDDLIGQEAMVRTLSNAFDTGRIAQAYMFTGVRGVGKTTTARILARALNYEISGEIDRPSIHLDRLGTHCQAIMEGRHVDVMEIDAASHTGIDDVRQITDGARYAPVSARYKVYIVDEVHMLSEKAWNAFLKTLEEPPAHVKFMFATTEIRKVPVTVLSRCQRFDLRRVDADVLTRHLQGICDQEKVAVDGEALGLIARAGEGSVRDSLSILDQAIAHGAGHVTSDEVRRMLGLADRGRVIDLFEHLMKGDIAAAMAELKSQYDDGADPEIVLTELAEFVHFVTRVKVVPAAADDLSLSETERKRGRSFAETLSHRVLSRAWQMLMKGIEEVGRSPKPFASADMVLVRIAYAADLPTPDEALRMLAEGMGASGAAAPRLPAGGGNGGGASGTSSGGASAARLQSVPQASPNPVTMAARPAAAPQVQPGIALGSLTEIVALAAEKRDILLKNALERDVRLVRCEDGRLDIALTGSAAPTLAGEIQKKLSDWTGRRWMVSISREEGEQTIRERQLAEQADRERGVRAHPAVQAIMARFPGAEIIAVRPMGDAGGPPAAVAAPVERDDDEDTDSWEPVAPWDDDF, translated from the coding sequence ATGGACCAACCGCCCGAGAACGAACCCGGGTTCGATCTCGGAGTGGTCGAGCCGCAGGCCCCGCAGGCGGCCTATCGCGTGCTCGCGCGCAAGTACCGGCCCCAGAACTTCGATGATCTGATCGGCCAGGAGGCCATGGTCCGCACGCTGTCGAACGCCTTCGACACCGGCCGGATCGCGCAGGCCTACATGTTCACCGGCGTCCGCGGCGTCGGCAAGACGACCACGGCCCGCATCCTCGCCCGCGCGCTGAACTACGAGATATCAGGCGAGATCGACCGCCCCTCCATCCATCTCGACCGGCTCGGCACCCATTGCCAGGCGATCATGGAGGGCCGCCATGTCGATGTGATGGAGATCGACGCGGCGTCGCATACCGGTATAGACGATGTCCGCCAGATCACCGATGGCGCGCGCTATGCGCCGGTCTCGGCCCGCTACAAGGTCTATATCGTCGACGAAGTCCACATGCTCTCCGAGAAGGCGTGGAACGCCTTCCTGAAGACGCTGGAAGAGCCGCCGGCCCATGTGAAGTTCATGTTTGCCACCACCGAGATCCGCAAGGTTCCGGTGACGGTGCTGTCGCGCTGCCAGCGCTTCGATCTGCGCCGCGTCGATGCCGATGTGCTGACCCGCCACCTTCAGGGCATCTGCGACCAGGAGAAGGTCGCAGTCGACGGCGAGGCCCTCGGCCTGATCGCGCGGGCCGGCGAAGGCTCGGTGCGCGACAGCCTGTCGATCCTCGACCAGGCCATTGCCCATGGCGCCGGCCACGTCACCTCGGACGAGGTGCGCCGCATGCTCGGCCTTGCCGATCGGGGCCGGGTGATCGACCTGTTCGAGCATCTGATGAAGGGCGACATCGCCGCCGCCATGGCTGAGCTGAAGAGCCAGTATGACGACGGCGCCGATCCCGAGATCGTGCTGACCGAGCTTGCCGAGTTCGTCCATTTCGTCACCCGCGTGAAGGTGGTACCGGCAGCGGCCGACGACCTCTCGCTGAGCGAGACCGAGAGGAAGCGCGGCCGCTCCTTCGCCGAGACCCTGTCGCACCGCGTGCTGTCGCGCGCCTGGCAGATGCTGATGAAGGGGATCGAGGAGGTCGGCCGCTCGCCGAAACCCTTCGCGTCCGCCGACATGGTGCTGGTGCGCATCGCCTATGCCGCCGACCTGCCGACGCCCGACGAGGCCCTGCGCATGCTGGCCGAGGGCATGGGCGCGAGCGGCGCGGCCGCGCCGCGCCTGCCGGCCGGTGGCGGCAATGGCGGGGGAGCATCGGGCACTTCGAGCGGTGGGGCCAGCGCCGCGCGGCTGCAATCGGTGCCGCAGGCAAGCCCCAACCCCGTCACCATGGCGGCACGCCCGGCCGCCGCTCCGCAGGTCCAGCCTGGCATCGCTCTCGGCTCGCTGACCGAGATCGTGGCGCTGGCGGCCGAGAAGCGGGACATCCTGTTGAAGAACGCGCTCGAGCGCGACGTGCGGCTGGTGCGCTGCGAGGACGGGCGGCTCGACATCGCGCTGACCGGCAGCGCCGCTCCGACGCTTGCCGGCGAGATCCAGAAGAAGCTGTCCGACTGGACCGGTCGGCGCTGGATGGTCAGCATCTCCCGCGAGGAAGGCGAGCAGACCATTCGCGAGCGCCAGCTTGCCGAACAGGCCGACCGCGAGCGCGGCGTGCGCGCCCATCCGGCGGTGCAGGCCATCATGGCGCGGTTTCCCGGCGCCGAGATCATCGCGGTCCGCCCGATGGGCGATGCCGGCGGTCCGCCCGCCGCGGTCGCCGCGCCGGTCGAGCGCGACGACGACGAGGATACCGACAGCTGGGAGCCGGTTGCTCCCTGGGACGACGACTTCTAG
- the uxaC gene encoding glucuronate isomerase produces the protein MMTPLRLPRAENRLCHPDRLFPAAETTRAIARRLYDSVAGLPIISPHGHTDPRWYAENEPFPDPAKLFVVPDHYVFRMLYAQGLRMEDLGVPTRDGSPVETDPRAIWRRFAAHYHLFRGTPTRLWLDHAFASLFGFEERLSAANADATYDIVARALAQPAYRPRALFETFGIEAIATTEGALDELNWHAMLKASGWKGRVVTTYRPDAVVDPEFEGFAGNLAKLGAITGEDTATWSGYLEAHRKRRAFFKTYGATASDHGHASARTANLPKADAERLFAKVAAGPVTAEEADLFRGQMLTEMAKMSLDDGLVLQIHPGSRRNHNRAVFERFGRDMGADIPGGTDYVTALKPLLDAVGNEPNLTVILFTLDETAYSRELAPLAGHYPALRLGPPWWFFDSVEGMKRFKEQAIETAGFYNTVGFNDDTRAFPSIPARHDVARRVDCAHLAELVADHRLDEDEAADLAADLAYHLAKKAYRL, from the coding sequence ATGATGACGCCACTGCGACTGCCGAGGGCGGAGAACCGTCTCTGCCATCCTGACCGGCTGTTTCCCGCGGCCGAGACCACGCGGGCCATCGCCCGCAGGCTCTATGACAGCGTCGCCGGCCTGCCGATCATCTCGCCCCACGGCCATACCGACCCGCGCTGGTATGCCGAAAACGAGCCTTTTCCTGATCCGGCCAAGCTGTTCGTCGTGCCGGACCACTATGTCTTCCGCATGCTCTATGCTCAAGGGTTGCGCATGGAGGATCTGGGTGTGCCGACCCGCGACGGGTCGCCGGTCGAGACCGATCCGCGTGCCATCTGGCGGCGTTTTGCCGCGCATTACCACCTGTTCCGCGGCACCCCCACGCGGCTCTGGCTGGATCATGCCTTCGCAAGCCTGTTCGGCTTCGAGGAGCGCCTGTCGGCGGCCAATGCCGATGCCACCTACGACATCGTGGCCAGGGCACTGGCACAGCCGGCCTACCGGCCGCGGGCCCTTTTCGAGACCTTCGGCATCGAAGCCATCGCGACCACCGAAGGCGCGCTCGACGAACTCAACTGGCACGCCATGCTCAAGGCATCGGGCTGGAAGGGCAGGGTGGTCACTACCTATCGCCCCGATGCGGTGGTCGATCCCGAATTCGAGGGTTTTGCCGGCAATCTCGCCAAGCTCGGCGCCATCACCGGCGAGGATACCGCGACATGGTCCGGCTATCTGGAGGCGCACCGCAAGCGCCGCGCGTTCTTCAAGACCTATGGCGCCACCGCGAGTGACCATGGCCATGCCTCGGCCCGCACAGCCAATCTCCCGAAGGCCGATGCCGAGCGCCTGTTCGCCAAGGTCGCCGCAGGCCCGGTGACGGCGGAGGAGGCCGATCTCTTCCGTGGCCAGATGCTGACCGAGATGGCGAAGATGAGCCTCGATGACGGGCTGGTCCTGCAGATCCATCCGGGCTCGCGCCGCAACCACAACCGCGCGGTGTTCGAACGCTTCGGCCGCGACATGGGCGCCGATATTCCAGGCGGCACCGATTATGTGACGGCCCTGAAGCCGCTGCTCGACGCCGTCGGCAACGAGCCGAACCTGACCGTCATCCTGTTCACCCTGGACGAGACCGCCTATTCCCGCGAGCTGGCCCCGCTTGCCGGCCATTATCCCGCGCTTCGCCTCGGGCCGCCCTGGTGGTTCTTCGATTCGGTCGAGGGCATGAAGCGCTTCAAGGAGCAGGCGATCGAGACGGCGGGTTTCTACAACACCGTCGGCTTCAATGACGACACACGTGCCTTCCCCTCGATCCCTGCTCGCCATGACGTGGCGCGCCGGGTCGACTGCGCCCATCTCGCCGAACTCGTCGCCGACCATCGGCTCGACGAGGACGAGGCAGCGGATCTGGCCGCCGACCTCGCCTATCACCTCGCGAAGAAGGCGTACCGGCTGTGA
- a CDS encoding ABC transporter permease — protein sequence MADAPNQTQPSADGPAWRANLGRWAAIVGVHVALVLAWQFGVRMTSLPAFVLPAPTDILATLSKTSYAWWDNTLVSTIEILGGYALAVVFGVALALVFSWSRILTLAVFPLLVTLNMIPKVALGPLVIVWFSYGIRTNMLITFSLCFFPVLLTTLRGLREVEPDLLDLVKSLKGSRWKMFRYIQLPGSLPYIFSGMKVAAILAVAGAVVGEFIASDRGLAYLMIQVQASLDTPAMFMAVLILTFIGVALYLAVLGLELLFVPRDARK from the coding sequence ATGGCCGACGCGCCCAACCAGACCCAACCCAGCGCCGATGGCCCCGCCTGGCGGGCCAATCTCGGCCGCTGGGCGGCCATCGTCGGCGTTCATGTCGCGCTGGTTCTGGCCTGGCAGTTCGGCGTGCGGATGACCTCGCTGCCGGCCTTCGTCCTGCCGGCACCGACCGACATTCTCGCGACGCTCTCCAAGACCAGCTACGCCTGGTGGGACAACACGCTGGTTTCCACCATCGAGATCCTCGGCGGCTATGCGCTGGCGGTGGTCTTTGGTGTGGCCCTGGCGCTGGTCTTCTCCTGGTCGCGCATCCTGACGCTGGCGGTCTTCCCGCTGCTGGTCACCCTCAACATGATCCCCAAGGTGGCGCTTGGGCCGCTGGTCATCGTGTGGTTCAGCTACGGCATCCGCACCAACATGCTGATCACCTTCTCGCTCTGCTTCTTCCCCGTCCTGCTGACGACGCTCAGAGGCCTGCGCGAGGTGGAGCCGGACCTGCTCGATCTCGTGAAATCGCTCAAAGGCTCGCGCTGGAAGATGTTTCGCTACATCCAGCTGCCAGGATCGCTGCCCTATATCTTCTCCGGCATGAAGGTGGCGGCCATCCTGGCGGTGGCCGGTGCCGTCGTCGGCGAGTTCATCGCCTCCGACCGCGGCCTCGCCTACCTGATGATCCAGGTGCAGGCCTCCCTCGACACGCCGGCCATGTTCATGGCCGTGCTGATCCTGACCTTCATCGGCGTCGCGCTCTATCTGGCCGTCCTCGGCCTGGAGCTCCTGTTCGTGCCGCGCGACGCCAGAAAGTGA